CCGACGCATCAGTTTAATTGTCATGAACAAAGACACTGAAGAGCAATTGTTGAAGGATAACGACCAGATTTCTGTTAGTGAGCATGACCAATCACAAGTCCAGGCATTACAGAAAACTCCAGACAAGCCTGCACCATAAAACAGGCTGACTGAAAAGCGTGCAAGAAGTAAGTCATTTTTATATGGTTTATTTCTTGATTGAAAAAAAGGGAAATCAGGCAAGATAGGACCACTATGAAAACATTGCCCATAGAAGAATTAAGAGAATTACTGGCCGCGGTATCGCGTCATGGTGACTGGCATCTGCTCGAGATCGAAACCGACTTGCAACAAACAGCCTTTTTACTGGATGAAGCGATTGAAAAACTCAGTGGCAGCTTTATGACGGTATACGCCCAATTGCAGGAACAGCAAGCTGCCGTGCAGTTGTTGGTCGAGGCCGGTAAATTACAGCCCGAAGAAATGCAACAGTTGCAGGTGTATCAAGACAATATTGGCCAAGAGGTTAAT
This Methylophilus medardicus DNA region includes the following protein-coding sequences:
- a CDS encoding chemotaxis protein, which produces MKTLPIEELRELLAAVSRHGDWHLLEIETDLQQTAFLLDEAIEKLSGSFMTVYAQLQEQQAAVQLLVEAGKLQPEEMQQLQVYQDNIGQEVNKVVTGMQFQDMTNQLLQRTIHRVNGLKELLHELSSHQFPMAAEDEHEEIGRFIMQLNQNFDQGSQHLTGHLRKSVNQQDLATGDIDLF